The proteins below come from a single Papaver somniferum cultivar HN1 chromosome 11, ASM357369v1, whole genome shotgun sequence genomic window:
- the LOC113324530 gene encoding uncharacterized protein LOC113324530, translating into MSPYEDVYSRAPPTISSYLQGTTSVNDVDFNLRVRDHTLKLLKFHLQAAQARMKSHVDNHRTERSFAVNDWVFLRLQPYRQSTVAIQSYSKISHRFFGPFKIIERIGEVAYKLELPAESRIHPVFHVSQLKLKLGSSIVAETVLPNVVDYEKWEPDAILERKMFKKDNKAGTKWLIQWKDHSPDEATWEDADDILLRFPDIGA; encoded by the coding sequence ATGTCACCATATGAAGATGTTTATAGTCGAGCTCCACCAACAATTTCGAGCTACTTACAAGGAACCACATCTGTCAATGATGTTGATTTTAACTTAAGAGTAAGAGATCATACGCTTAAGTTACTTAAATTCCATCTTCAGGCTGCTCAAGCTAGAATGAAGTCTCATGTTGATAACCATCGTACTGAAAGAAGCTTTGCGGTGAATGATTGGGTATTTCTTCGTCTACAACCTTATCGACAATCCACAGTGGCGATTCAATCATATTCTAAGATTTCTCATCGATTTTTTGGACCCTTCAAAATCATTGAGCGCATAGGAGAAGTTGCATACAAATTAGAACTGCCTGCTGAAAGTCGTATTCATCCAGTTTTTCATGTTTCTCAACTGAAACTTAAACTTGGATCTTCTATTGTTGCTGAGACAGTTTTACCTAATGTGGTTGACTATGAAAAGTGGGAACCTGACGCTATCCTAGAACGAAAAATGTTCAAGAAAGACAATAAAGCTGGGACTAAGTGGCTTATACAATGGAAAGATCATTCTCCAGACGAAGCTACATGGGAAGATGCAGATGATATTCTCTTGCGTTTTCCAGACATTGGGGCTTGA
- the LOC113320106 gene encoding glutaredoxin-C4-like — MKKTTFFIKQVLSSSFSTRTKTMSSSPSLIISTPKTTTFSTATTKSPRFLSINNCKESLVPFLLSSNFSSFSPLSKVQKRLRVGVLERQSESEISSIGRSMMIMNRGMPLMMTIIVASLCSSTTTVYATSGSGSSSEAAFIDKTISSHNIVIFSKSYCPYCKRAKAVFKELNQTPHVIELDERDDGYDIQGALGEKLGRRTVPQVFVNGKHIGGSDDTLDAYESGELAKLLNIAKEEL; from the exons ATGAAGAAAACCACCTTCTTCATAAAACAagtattatcttcttctttttcaacaCGTACTAAAACCATGTCTTCATCTCCTTCTCTCATAATCTCTACTCCGAAAACTACGACTTTCTCGACAGCAACAACAAAATCTcctcggtttctctcaatca ATAACTGCAAGGAGTCACTGGTTCCATTTCTATTAAGCTCCAATTTTTCTTCATTCTCCCCACTTTCAAAG GTGCAGAAGAGATTAAGAGTAGGAGTTTTGGAGAGACAAAGTGAGAGTGAGATAAGTTCAATAGGAAGAAGTATGATGATTATGAATCGCGGTATGCCTTTGATGATGACTATAATTGTAGCTTCACTTTGTTCATCAACAACAACTGTATATGCAACTTCTGGATCTGGATCTTCTTCTGAGGCTGCATTTATTGACAAGACTATCTCTTCTCATAACATTGTTATCTTCTCTAAGTCTTATTGCCC ATACTGTAAGAGGGCGAAAGCTGTTTTCAAAGAGTTGAATCAAACACCTCATGTCATTGAATTGGACGAACGAG ACGATGGGTACGATATTCAAGGTGCACTTGGCGAGAAACTTGGCAGGCGAACTGTACCACAAGTTTTTGTTAATGGAAAACACATAGGTGGCTCAGACG ATACCCTTGATGCTTATGAAAGTGGAGAATTAGCCAAGCTTCTTAATATTGCCAAAGAGGAACTTTGA